In the Helianthus annuus cultivar XRQ/B chromosome 11, HanXRQr2.0-SUNRISE, whole genome shotgun sequence genome, one interval contains:
- the LOC110887390 gene encoding uncharacterized protein LOC110887390, whose amino-acid sequence MVMCKCGRAALMKTSKTSKNPERRFYTCPQMRSKCKFFVWIDPPVNSPPSPELGFHKAPNHSSSIEVRFEELKHEIRRKDAALVMSWCILVGLLVLILVVVLISLLLKPS is encoded by the exons ATGGTGATGTGCAAGTGTGGTAGAGCAGCATTGATGAAGACATCGAAGACCTCCAAAAACCCTGAACGGAGATTTTATACATGCCCACAAATG aGATCAAAATGTAAGTTCTTTGTGTGGATTGATCCTCCTGTGAACTCTCCTCCATCCCCAGAGTTAGGGTTTCATAAAGCCCCAAATCACAGTTCGAGCATTGAAGTCAGATTTGAAGAATTGAAGCATGAAATTAGAAGAAAGGATGCTGCATTAGTGATGAGTTGGTGTATACTTGTTGGCCTTTTAGTGTTAATCCTTGTAGTTGTTTTGATCAGTCTTCTCTTGAAGCCTTCATAA
- the LOC110888863 gene encoding uncharacterized protein LOC110888863: MDLLRQEDEPFDYVGKYGTQTGLFSLKIHYNGQFGIKNQNLCYITGKVIYVDFMDTDMFCIHDVNDAMRLLGFSEDKVHHFYFVVPGSEIHSGLMSLSTDDDVRVMSEYVLQGSKVISLYVEHGLGIATEDLTVNNGKVDDPKNAQVDEDVTVNACNVDDPKNAQVDEDVTVNVGNVDEPKNAQVDEEVTVNVDFDINDVENRTEKFSNEDVENILRQTVVDACFNELFSDHNTLGDVLKPYVRPAEQKEKGNENEKGNETEKGNETEKGNENENGKETEKAKQSERVEHDNEDSGDEDIVDEENEVFEVEVDMSQFNDKFQAKHQMNNEKETDNATETSVDDTEHDPLEEEYLSNDSLGTSESEGELTIEKHRKKAFRRIRKQQEASKEKCAFYVGQTFGDNSQVKTLIRRHAIETRREIFFCMNDQERIRAHCKGRIPDFEMAQEKEGPSESQKDGPNESQKDGGRLTKENPNKCPWVVYVAKLKDEPTWVVKTYNPQHKCFQTRTSRHFTSEWISKEIMLDIESNPKIPIKAIKDQLQRKFMMEVSTMKALWAKNMAAKHVIGDYTKQYRLLRDYGLELQRTNPNTTFKIDLEPSSVNASSSNRVFRRVYICLGPLKEGFKACKREILGLDGAFMKGPFPGQLLTAVAMDPNNGIYPLAYAIAEAESKDSWTWFLDLLRDDLELPVNANFTFISDRQKGIIPAIAAVFPSAEHRYCVRHIHQNFRLQWRGKAYKDMLWAIATANTVQQFQDKMEEMRLMNPDAHHYLSQIPAVHWTRSHFSGRAKTEVLLNNLCEVFNARLVDGRDKPIISALEYVREYCMKRIVNVLKVIAKTDGVLTPKAAEHFELVKKHAANLIVQWNGGPKYQVSCYLGERYGEQFVVDVIERTCTCRKWEIRGMPCTHAVATNWDMAANGLKVDIPERWVDECYWLSTWKKVYSYKIGPINGRSMWPRAHCSTKLLEPMYHKPVGRPRKMRRKDEMEKEDSMVKDGKLSRKWKTVTCGSCGGKGHNKRRCTGQGSTAAQSS; encoded by the exons ATGGATcttttgagacaagaagatgaaCCATTTGACTACGTTGGCAAATACG GTACACAAACAGGATTATTTTCTCTGAAGATACACTACAATGGGCAATTTGGAATCAAAAATCAAAATCTTTGCTACATAACTGGTAAGGTAATCTATGTTGATTTCATGGATACGGACATGTTTTGTATCCATGATGTCAACGATGCTATGAGGTTGTTAGGGTTTTCAGAAGATAAAGTTCATCATTTTTATTTTGTGGTTCCTGGTAGTGAGATACATAGTGGTCTTATGTCTTTAAGCACTGATGATGATGTACGAGTCATGAGTGAATATGTGCTACAAGGTTCCAAAGTTATAAGTCTTTATGTAGAGCATGGTTTAGGCATTGCAACTGAAGATTTGACAGTCAATAATGGTAAAGTAGATGACCCTAAGAATGCACAAGTAGATGAAGATGTGACAGTCAATGCTTGTAATGTAGATGACCCTAAGAATGCACAAGTAGATGAAGATGTGACAGTCAATGTTGGTAATGTAGATGAACCAAAGAATGCACAAGTAGATGAAGAGGTAACAGTGAATGTAGACTTTGATATCAATGATGTTGAAAATAGGACTGAGAAGTTTAGTAATGAAGATGTTGAGAATATCCTAAGACAGACTGTTGttgatgcttgttttaatgagctgtttagtgatcacaacacaCTTGGTGATGTTTTAAAACCTTATGTAAGGCCAGCTGAACAGAAGGAAAAGGGTAATGAGAATGAAAAGGGTAATGAGACTGAAAAGGGTAATGAGACTGAAAAGGGTAATGAGAATGAAAATGGTAAGGAGACTGAAAAGGCTAAACAGAGTGAAAGGGTTGAACATGATAATGAGGATAGTGGTGATGAGGACATTGTCGATGAGGAAAATGAGGTGTTTGAGGTAGAAGTTGATATGAGTCAGTTTAATGACAAGTTCCAGGCTAAGCATCAGATGAACAATGAAAAAGAAACTGATAATGCTACTGAAACAAGTGTGGATGATACTGAACATGATCCCTTAGAAGAAGAATATCTTAGCAATGATTCCCTTGGCACATCTGAATCTGAAGGAGAACTTACCATTGAAAAGCATAGGAAAAAAGCATTTAGGAGGATTAGGAAACAACAAGAAGCTAGTAAGGAAAAATGTGCATTTTATGTAGGTCAAACATTTGGTGATAATTCACAGGTGAAGACCCTCATCAGAAGACATGCAATTGAAACAAGAAGGGAGATTTTTTTCTGTATGAATGATCAGGAAAGGATAAGGGCCCATTGCAAAGGGAGAATTCCTGATTTTGAAATGGCCCAAGAAAAAGAAGGCCCAAGTGAAAGTCAAAAAGATGGCCCAAATGAAAGTCAGAAAGATGGTGGTAGGTTAACAAAAGAAAACCCTAATAAATGTCCTTGGGTTGTGTATGTGGCTAAGCTTAAAGATGAACCTACCTGGGTGGTTAAAACCTATAACCCACAACATAAGTGTTTTCAGACAAGAACTTCAAGACACTTCACATCTGAATGGATATCCAAGGAGATAATGTTGGATATTGAATCAAACCCCAAGATCCCAATCAAAGCTATCAAGGATCAGTTGCAGAGGAAATTCATGATGGAAGTTTCAACAATGAAGGCATTATGGGCCAAAAATATGGCTGCAAAGCATGTGATTGGTGATTATACAAAGCAATACAGGCTGCTAAGGGATTATGGCCTTGAACTACAAAGAACAAACCCTAACACAACTTTTAAAATTGACCTTGAACCATCCAGTGTTAATGCTTCTTCAAGTAACAGGGTTTTCAGAAGGGTGTACATCTGTCTTGGTCCATTGAAGGAGGGATTTAAGGCTTGCAAAAGAGAAATCCTTGGTTTGGATGGAGCTTTTATGAAGGGGCCATTCCCTGGTCAACTGTTGACTGCTGTGGCTATGGATCCCAATAATGGGATCTACCCACTGGCATATGCTATAGCTGAGGCAGAGTCAAAAGATTCCTGGACATGGTTCTTGGATCTTTTAAGGGATGATCTTGAATTACCTGTGAATGCCAATTTCACTTTCATCTCAGATAGGCAGAAAGGAATCATCCCAGCCATTGCTGCTGTCTTCCCTAGTGCAGAACACAGATATTGTGTTAGACACATTCATCAGAATTTCAGGTTACAATGGAGGGGAAAGGCATACAAGGACATGTTGTGGGCCATAGCTACAGCCAATACAGTTCAGCAGTTCCAAGACAAAATGGAGGAAATGAGATTGATGAACCCTGATGCTCATCACTATCTAAGCCAAATTCCAGCAGTTCATTGGACAAGAAGTCACTTTTCAG GTAGGGCTAAGACTGAGGTGTTGTTAAACAATTTGTGTGAGGTGTTTAATGCAAGATTGGTGGATG GCAGGGATAAGCCCATTATCAGTGCTCTTGAATATGTTAGAGAGTATTGCATGAAAAGGATTGTCAATGTGCTGAAGGTTATTGCTAAGACTGATGGTGTGCTGACTCCAAAAGCTGCTGAGCATTTTGAGCTTGTCAAAAAACATGCAGCCAATTTAATTGTCCAGTGGAATGGTGGTCCTAAGTATCAAGTTAGTTGTTATTTGGGTGAAAGATATGGAGAGCAGTTTGTTGTGGATGTCATTGAGAGGACCTGCACATGCAGGAAAtgggaaataaggggcatgcctTGTACACATGCTGTTGCCACCAACTGGGATATGGCTGCAAATGGTTTGAAG GTTGACATACCAGAGAGATGGGTGGATGAGTGCTACTGGTTGTCTACATGGAAGAAGGTATACTCTTACAAAATAGGCCCAATCAATGGAAGAAGCATGTGGCCTAGGGCACACTGTAGTACAAAACTCCTTGAACCAATGTACCACAAACCTGTTGGCAGACCCAGGAAGATGAGAAGAAAGGATGAAATGGAGAAGGAAGATAGCATGGTTAAAGATGGCAAGTTGAGTAGGAAATGGAAGACAGTGACATGTGGAAGCTGTGGAGGAAAAGGTCACAATAAAAGAAGGTGCACCGGACAAGGCTCAACTGCTGCTCAATCTAGTTAA
- the LOC110891199 gene encoding WAT1-related protein At2g37460: MQNQMSEMFRKGKSLILVICLQFGFAGMDVLAKVALNDGMNNYVFVVYRHASAFIVMAPFAIVLDRKTRPKMTVSIFVKLMLLALLEPVIDQNLYILGMKATTATFAVSMCNVLPAITFVIAWILRLEVVNLKSLRSQAKVIGTLTTVAGAMLMTLVKGPLLELFWTKGRTNKRYEMHNGVDLQHSLKGAFMIVVGCFSWSCFMVLQAITLKSYPAELAMTAWICLLATIEGGIVALIMERGNPEVWAIKWNTTLLATLYCGIICSGVAYYVQGIIMKERGPVFVTAFNPMGMIIVAFMGSIFLAEKTYLGRVLGAVVIVIGLYMVVWGKSNDHKLPHLEPEKQILGQESEINCNDKVITIKSSDEVCDKHSQTADV; encoded by the exons ATGCAAAATCAAATGAGTGAAATGTTTAGAAAGGGGAAATCCCTTATTCTTGTTATATGTTTGCAATTTGGGTTTGCGGGAATGGATGTTCTTGCGAAAGTtgctttgaatgatggaatgaaTAATTATGTGTTTGTTGTTTATCGCCATGCTTCCGCCTTCATTGTCATGGCCCCTTTCGCCATTGTTCTAGACag GAAAACAAGGCCAAAGATGACGGTCTCTATTTTCGTCAAGCTTATGCTCCTTGCACTCTTGGA GCCGGTTATCGATCAAAATCTCTATATTTTGGGAATGAAAGCGACAACCGCAACATTTGCGGTTTCCATGTGCAATGTTCTTCCTGCTATAACCTTTGTCATAGCATGGATTctaag GCTTGAGGTGGTGAACCTAAAGAGTCTCCGGAGCCAGGCTAAAGTAATCGGAACTCTCACAACGGTTGCAGGAGCGATGCTAATGACACTGGTTAAAGGGCCACTTCTAGAGCTGTTTTGGACAAAAGGAAGAACAAATAAAAGATATGAAATGCACAATGGGGTCGATTTGCAGCATTCCCTCAAGGGTGCGTTTATGATCGTCGTCGGATGTTTCAGTTGGTCTTGCTTCATGGTTCTACAA GCGATTACACTAAAGTCATATCCGGCTGAGCTGGCTATGACTGCTTGGATATGCTTACTAGCGACGATTGAGGGAGGTATAGTGGCGTTGATCATGGAGCGGGGGAACCCAGAAGTTTGGGCTATAAAGTGGAACACCACACTTCTTGCGACACTCTACTGT GGGATAATATGTTCGGGTGTTGCTTACTACGTCCAAGGGATCATTATGAAAGAAAGAGGTCCTGTTTTTGTGACTGCCTTTAATCCCATGGGTATGATAATTGTCGCTTTCATGGGATCGATTTTTCTAGCCGAGAAAACATACCTCGGAAG GGTTCTTGGAGCAGTTGTCATAGTCATAGGGCTTTATATGGTTGTTTGGGGTAAAAGCAATGATCACAAACTTCCACACCTAGAACCCGAAAAGCAAATATTAGGTCAAGAATCTGAGATAAATTGCAATGACAAGGTTATCACTATCAAATCATCAGATGAAGTATGCGATAAACATAGTCAGACGGCTGATGTTTGA